A window of the Salvelinus fontinalis isolate EN_2023a chromosome 14, ASM2944872v1, whole genome shotgun sequence genome harbors these coding sequences:
- the LOC129810688 gene encoding uncharacterized protein LOC129810688 isoform X2 codes for MGIWRKVNLLLFLIGTLVKPGLSTVILDQPPRTVEVHLGSSLTLNCSFMPQTRVRVNWYFSPTGLSSCSSNTLLNSSTHSADKTVKLDAGGHVSKESRKSWSRFILKDVTYNNSGWYFCKVSVEIPILQQACSNGTQVNISDNQMKSTTYTPLMTENPIYSNMPPPRSAIKQPSLQPGIQMDNQKIPSPLKHTRTPVTAHYSEHVRTPTPARAHDSKYSLKF; via the exons ATGGGCATCTGGAGAAAAGTGAACCTCTTGCTGTTTCTTATAG GAACGTTGGTGAAGCCTGGTCTGAGCACTGTGATCCTGGATCAGCCACCAAGGACAGTGGAAGTTCATCTTGGTTCCTCTCTTACCCTGAACTGCAGTTTTATGCCCCAAACTCGTGTCAGGGTGAACTGGTATTTCAGCCCAACTGGCCTCTCAAGCTGCAGCTCCAATACACTGCTGAACAGCAGTACCCATTCGGCTGACAAAACTGTGAAGCTGGATGCTGGGGGTCATGTATCTAAAGAATCTAGAAAGAGTTGGTCCAGATTCATTCTTAAAGATGTCACATACAATAACAGTGGATGGTACTTTTGCAAAGTCTCAGTAGAGATTCCCATCCTTCAACAAGCATGTAGCAATGGAACTCAAGTTAATATAT CGGACAACCAGATGAAAAGTACCACTTATACTCCATTGATGACAG AAAATCCTATCTATTCGAATATGCCTCCACCAAGATCTGCAATAAAACAGCCCTCTCTGCAACCAGGAATACAGATGGACAACCAGAAGATTCCTTCTCCTTTAAAACACACCAGGACCCCAGTCACAGCCCATTACAGCGAACATGTCAGGACCCCAACTCCAGCCAGGGCCCATGACAGCAAATACAGCCTAAAATTCTAA
- the LOC129810687 gene encoding secretory carrier-associated membrane protein 4-like: MTERVNNFPLLPKFLRIKPCFYQNVEEEIPAPHRQLVRRVYNLWMLYSVTLCVNVVSCIAWWAGGGSAANFGLSLLWLLLFSPCSYTCWFRPLYKAFRADSSFNFMAFFFIFFLQCVLALIQTVGISGWGACGWIATVLFFSHNVGSAVVMLFSALLFTLVTVLMGLVLIRVHRMYRGGGGSFERAQEEWTTGLWKSAPVREAGFNAINETGPSLPQYPAAVPSYPDNGPW, encoded by the exons ATGACAG AGCGGGTCAACAACTTCCCACTGCTGCCTAAGTTCCTGCGAATCAAGCCCTGCTTTTACCAGAATGTGGAGGAGGAGATCCCAGCCCCGCACCGACAGCTGGTGCGCAGGGTCTACAATCTCTGGATGT TGTATTCAGTCACACTGTGTGTGAACGTGGTGTCATGCATAGCTTGGTGGGCAGGAGGGGGAAGTGCAGCCAATTTTGGCCTTTCCCTGCTCTGGCTTCTTCTCTTCAGTCCATGCAGCTACACATGCTGGTTTAGACCTCTCTACAAGGCCTTTCG GGCTGACAGTTCCTTCAACTTCATGGCCTTTTTCTTCATCTTCTTCCTCCAGTGTGTTCTCGCTCTCATTCAGACTGTGGGCATCTCTGGTTGGGGTGCTTG TGGTTGGATCGCGACAGTGCTGTTTTTCAGCCACAACGTGGGTTCTGCTGTAGTCATGCTATTCTCAGCTCTGCTCTTTACTCTGGTGACTGTGTTGATGGGACTGGTTCTCATCAGG GTTCATAGGATGTACCGTGGCGGAGGGGGCAGCTTTGAGCGTGCACAGGAAGAGTGGACCACTGGACTCTGGAAGAGCGCCCCTGTGAGAGAGGCCGGCTTCAATGCTATCAATGAAACTGGCCCAAGCCTACCCCAATACCCTGCTGCTGTGCCAAGCTACCCAGACAATGGCCCCTGGTAA
- the LOC129810688 gene encoding transmembrane and immunoglobulin domain-containing protein 2-like isoform X1 has protein sequence MGIWRKVNLLLFLIGTLVKPGLSTVILDQPPRTVEVHLGSSLTLNCSFMPQTRVRVNWYFSPTGLSSCSSNTLLNSSTHSADKTVKLDAGGHVSKESRKSWSRFILKDVTYNNSGWYFCKVSVEIPILQQACSNGTQVNISDNQMKSTTYTPLMTDWRLWVAVGAVSAILVTLLVVIWILLQRRECKSRENPIYSNMPPPRSAIKQPSLQPGIQMDNQKIPSPLKHTRTPVTAHYSEHVRTPTPARAHDSKYSLKF, from the exons ATGGGCATCTGGAGAAAAGTGAACCTCTTGCTGTTTCTTATAG GAACGTTGGTGAAGCCTGGTCTGAGCACTGTGATCCTGGATCAGCCACCAAGGACAGTGGAAGTTCATCTTGGTTCCTCTCTTACCCTGAACTGCAGTTTTATGCCCCAAACTCGTGTCAGGGTGAACTGGTATTTCAGCCCAACTGGCCTCTCAAGCTGCAGCTCCAATACACTGCTGAACAGCAGTACCCATTCGGCTGACAAAACTGTGAAGCTGGATGCTGGGGGTCATGTATCTAAAGAATCTAGAAAGAGTTGGTCCAGATTCATTCTTAAAGATGTCACATACAATAACAGTGGATGGTACTTTTGCAAAGTCTCAGTAGAGATTCCCATCCTTCAACAAGCATGTAGCAATGGAACTCAAGTTAATATAT CGGACAACCAGATGAAAAGTACCACTTATACTCCATTGATGACAG ACTGGAGGCTGTGGGTAGCAGTGGGAGCAGTGAGTGCCATACTTGTCACACTGCTAGTGGTCATCTGGATCTTACTACAACGAAGGGAATGCAAGAGCAGAG AAAATCCTATCTATTCGAATATGCCTCCACCAAGATCTGCAATAAAACAGCCCTCTCTGCAACCAGGAATACAGATGGACAACCAGAAGATTCCTTCTCCTTTAAAACACACCAGGACCCCAGTCACAGCCCATTACAGCGAACATGTCAGGACCCCAACTCCAGCCAGGGCCCATGACAGCAAATACAGCCTAAAATTCTAA
- the chaf1a gene encoding chromatin assembly factor 1 subunit A: protein MVMLAAEDPSVDGYLASTPRRRGMDGKVKPSNANKKLVQARLPFKRLNPEPKEISEPKRTCTLSRPGLSDGENESDCSPLPVRHGPALVNGRGPLDGFMSRSTQASPAKSIVIDLTEDSNSTDLLKQQPATPIVAPCPQTQNNHLSKTLSAVTATKTDHTAKTEPIDYKLGDEQKDEEKDRGDTGSISQLDTTQGSDTEEEEDEEQEEADMSSHGNGSMLSPSSTSSLSAAESSPEAAKTENTPTVTEPNTTPKIEQKTVKRLSLKSLQEQEERLHQRKERERQREEAKDAKEKKKEEARKLKEEREKERKEKKKKEECEKREKKEKEEKEKAEKLRAKEEQRKSKQEAKLEEKRKKEEEKRLKEEKDRLKAEKAEITRFLQKPKTPQQATKTLASACEKFAPFEIKEHMCLAPLTRVQCAEAVLEELDRYLAKPDGSLDGLSDWTRNKPRRSGQTKARNTYPMRECIAVVEGPKPDGVPDRQHYGRMKLLQFRENYRPAYWGTWRKNSPHISPRCPLRQDKDLLDYEVDSDEEWEEEEPGESLSHSEGEDNDNDGGENDDDDEDGFFVPHGYLSDGEGALEEEEGGDPEKQKVHQKLKAREWDELMAKKKVKVLEAVVRGCVWEGQGPHLELLQQFAVCLLEPLPKPESSTPEDNTQKLQEDEQLLFQLLPLLHGNVNSNKVIITEFQVFCRQQSTSPISSPQNSGDNIPTRIRLKRLIKGNAVYEKRSAFRRCCWYVKSDVLARFLQEALPVPCQWNYLTSGTHVPREEAPVATGSQGNSPTTHQPSHTPSSKTPSSNKRKSAGSMSITKFMKKAADPEQAEVMKTDGFQADTEEDEDEADCVIISTQKGSSRKDTSPTENESTEQMEVTPSDTAALFLPRATPTLA from the exons ATGGTGATGCTGGCGGCGGAAGATCCATCCGTGGACGGGTATTTAGCATCCACTCCACGGAGGAGAG GTATGGATGGCAAAGTCAAACCCAGCAATGCTAACAAGAAGCTTGTTCAGG CTCGTCTTCCATTCAAGCGTCTAAACCCAGAGCCCAAGGAGATCAGTGAGCCCAAAAGGACCTGCACCCTTTCCCGGCCTGGGCTCTCAGATGGGGAGAATGAATCCGATTGCTCCCCCCTACCTGTGCGCCATGGACCGGCCCTGGTTAACGGCCGCGGCCCCCTGGATGGATTCATGAGTCGCAGTACCCAAGCGTCCCCTGCCAAAAGCATAGTTATTGATCTCACTGAGGACTCCAATTCAACTGACCTTTTAAAGCAGCAACCTGCGACACCCATTGTTGCCCCGTGTCCTCAGACACAAAACAACCACCTGAGCAAAACCCTAAGTGCTGTAACAGCCACCAAAACAGATCACACTGCCAAGACAGAGCCCATAGACTACAAGCTGGGGGATGAACAGAAGGATGAGGAGAAGGACAGGGGGGACACTGGATCCATCTCacagttagacaccacacagggtTCTGAcacggaagaggaggaggatgaagaacaAGAGGAGGCTGATATGTCCAGTCATGGGAATGGGTCCATGCTTTCTCCTTCATCCACCAGCTCTCTGTCAGCGGCCGAGAGCTCCCCAGAGGCTGCTAAGACAGAGAATACTCCTACTGTCACA gAGCCAAATACCACCCCTAAAATAGAGCAGAAAACTGTGAAAAGACTATCTTTAAAG AGTTTGCAGGAGCAAGAGGAGAGGCTACACCAGCGcaaagagagagagcggcagCGGGAGGAGGCTAAAGATGctaaagagaagaagaaagaggaggctCGCAAACTGAAGGAGGAGCGGGAAAAGGAAAGAAAGGAGAAAAAGAAGAAAGAAGAGTgtgaaaaaagagagaaaaaggagaaagAGGAAAAGGAAAAAGCAGAGAAATTAAGAGCGAAAGAGGAGCAACGCAAATCGAAACAAGA GGCAAAACTTgaagaaaagagaaagaaagaggaggaaaaacGGTTGAAAGAAGAGAAGGAT AGGCTCAAAGCAGAGAAAGCCGAGATCACAAGATTTCTACAGAAACCCAAGACTCCCCAGCAGGCCACAAAG ACCCTTGCGTCTGCCTGTGAAAAGTTTGCCCCGTTTGAGATAAAGGAGCACATGTGTCTGGCACCGCTGACCCGAGTCCAATGTGCGGAGGCGGTCCTGGAGGAACTGGACAGGTACCTGGCTAAACCTGATGGAAGCCTGGATGGCCTGAGTGACTGGACCAGAAATAAGCCCCGCAGATCAGGCCAGACCAAGGCCAGAAACACATACCCTATGAG GGAGTGTATAGCGGTGGTGGAGGGGCCCAAACCGGACGGTGTGCCTGACCGGCAGCACTACGGCCGCATGAAGCTCCTTCAGTTCCGTGAGAACTACCGGCCTGCCTACTGGGGCACGTGGAGGAAAAACAGCCCCCACATCTCCCCTCGCTGCCCTCTCAGACAGGACAAG GACCTGTTGGATTATGAGGTGGACAGTGATGAggagtgggaggaagaggagccAGGAGAGTCCCTGTCACACAGTGAAGGG GAGGATAATGATAATGATGGAGGTGaaaatgatgacgatgatgaggaTGGTTTCTTCGTACCACATGGATACCTATCAGACGGGGAGGGGGCATTGGAGGAAGAG GAGGGTGGCGACCCAGAGAAGCAGAAGGTGCATCAGAAGCTGAAGGCCCGGGAGTGGGATGAGCTGATGGCCAAGAAGAAGGTTAAGGTGCTAGAGGCTGTGGTGAGGGGCTGTGTGTGGGAGGGACAGGGTCCCCATCTGGAGCTCTTGCAGCAGTTTGCGGTGTGCCTGCTGGAACCCCTGCCCAAGCCAGAGTCCTCCACCCCAGAGGACAACACACAGAAACTACAAGAAGATGAGCAGC TGCTGTTCCAGTTGTTGCCCCTGCTACATGGAAATGTGAACAGTAATAAGGTGATCATCACAGAGTTCCAGGTGTTTTGTCGCCAGCAGTCGACCTCGCCCATCTCCAGCCCTCAGAACTCAGGAGACAACATCCCCACCAG GATCCGTCTAAAGCGCCTTATCAAGGGGAATGCTGTGTATGAGAAGCGTTCAGCCTTCAGACGCTGCTGCTGGTACGTCAAATCAGACGTCCTGGCTCGCTTCCTCCAGGAAGCCCTCCCTGTACCCTGCCAGTGGAACTACCTCACTTCAGGGACCCATGTGCCCCGTGAAGAGGCCCCAGTGGCCACAGGCTCACAGGGCAACTCCCCAACCACCCACCAGCCGTCCCACACGCCATCCTCCAAGACCCCCTCCTCCAACAAGAGAAAGAGTGCCGGCAGCATGTCCATCACCAAGTTCATGAAGAAGGCTGCCGACCCTGAGCAG GCGGAGGTGATGAAGACAGATGGGTTCCAGGCAGACACAGAGGAAGATGAGGATGAAGCAGACTGTGTCATAATCAGCACACAGAAAG GATCTTCCAGAAAAGATACCTCCCCCACAGAGAACGAGAGCACAGAACAAATGGAGGTGACCCCCTCTGACACAGCTGCTCTCTTCTTGCCTCGGGCCACTCCCACCCTGGCCTAG
- the LOC129810686 gene encoding semaphorin-4E-like, with protein MSPLSALGVFCGLFLPLSLSEYNTHNCIPRKSVLYQDNMKLFREEGICNYSTMLVREDLGLLLLGAREAVYALDINDISIKKSWVYWQVTKEKQVECTYKGKHAEIECRNYIRTLHKVDDGRMYVCGTNAFSPTCDYMTYSEGQLRLEEAQEEGKGKCPFDPFQRYSSIMVGNDLYSATSINFLGSEPVVLRSSSSALRTEFKSSWLNEPNFVYMDLVPESKNNPEGDDDKVYLFFSENAMEYDFYNKLMVSRVARVCKGDMGGQRTLQRKWTSFLKARLDCSLPESSLPSVVQDVFLLKNDDWSKSVFYAVFTPQSSLSDMSAVCAYSVSAIGDVFNKGKFKTPVTVETSHVKWVMYSGEVPTPRPGACINNVARGLGMERSLDLPDKTLQFIRDRPLMDEAVRPLTRGPLLVKKGAMFTRLVVDNVLALDGERYAVMFIGTENGYVQKAVNHAGEMFIIEEIQLYQTPEAIRTLRLSSSTGQLYAGSDFGAVQMPLSDCGRYESCLDCVLGRDPYCGWDLSTGICSAVASSSSDTNMIQSLKDGDISKCPKSETVKPENYTLVPGNNIKLPCHPASNLAQVHWLFLGQQLHADAKYYIYNGGILILNASASDAGQYTCESVEQVKSRPHTRTMAVYQLQHHTNAEDEEAASETTTESPHSHNTPLPEVPQTLEPPLPPESRSVDSRVVGLQVAVALLSLMLLGLVAWNLYKRSFRNRSSENSGAGQVKRLSVDYIQNRTSVIKLLGPTPSHNANNNHHTVIAFKGNGEHHFSPGGNISTMDGLGYIDNESEI; from the exons atgtctcctctctctgctttgGGTGTATTCTGTGGATTgttccttcctctgtctctcagtGAATACAACACTCACAACTGTATCCCACGGAAGAGTGTCCTTTACCAGG ACAATATGAAGCTGTTCAGAGAGGAAGGGATTTGTAACTACTCCACCATGTTGGTTCGAGAGGATTTGGGCCTGCTGCTGCTCGGGGCTCGAGAGGCTGTGTATGCCCTGGATATCAATGATATCTCCATCAAGAAGTCATGG GTGTACTGGCAGGTCACCAAGGAGAAACAGGTGGAGTGCACATACAAAGGGAAACATGCTGAA ATCGAATGCCGTAACTACATCCGGACGCTGCATAAAGTGGATGATGGCAGAATGTATGTGTGCGGGACAAATGCTTTCAGCCCCACCTGTGATTACATG ACGTATTCTGAAGGACAGCTGAGACTAGAGGAAGCGCAGGAGGAGGGAAAAGGGAAATGCCCCTTTGATCCCTTCCAGAGATACTCCTCCATCATGGTCG GAAATGACCTGTACTCTGCTACCTCAATCAACTTCCTGGGCTCTGAGCCTGTTGTTCTCCGCAGCTCTTCCTCTGCTCTCCGCACCGAGTTCAAGAGCTCCTGGCTCAACG AACCCAACTTTGTGTACATGGACCTTGTCCCCGAGAGCAAAAACAACCCAGAGGGCGATGATGATAAGGTCTACCTGTTCTTCAGCGAGAACGCCATGGAGTATGACTTCTACAACAAGCTCATGGTGTCACGAGTGGCTCGTGTATGCAAG GGGGATATGGGCGGCCAGCGGACGCTCCAGAGGAAGTGGACGTCTTTCCTGAAGGCTCGTCTGGACTGCTCTCTGCCAGAGTCCAGCCTGCCCTCCGTTGTACAGGATGTCTTCCTACTCAAAAATGATGACTGGAGCAAAAGTGTTTTCTACGCGGTGTTCACTCCACAGTC GAGCTTGTCCGACATGTCTGCAGTGTGTGCGTACAGTGTGTCAGCTATCGGAGACGTGTTCAATAAGGGGAAGTTTAAGACGCCAGTGACTGTGGAGACATCCCATGTGAAGTGGGTAATGTACAGTGGAGAGGTTCCCACCCCCAGACCAGGAGCC TGCATTAACAATGTAGCGCGGGGCCTTGGGATGGAGCGCTCCCTGGACCTGCCAGACAAGACCCTGCAGTTCATCAGGGACCGACCCCTCATGGACGAGGCCGTGCGCCCTCTGACCAGGGGTCCACTGCTGGTCAAAAAAGGTGCCATGTTCACACGCCTGGTGGTGGATAACGTGCTAGCTCTGGATGGAGAGAGATACGCGGTCATGTTCATCGGCACAG AGAACGGCTATGTGCAGAAGGCAGTGAACCATGCTGGGGAGATGTTCATCATTGAGGAAATACAGCTGTACCAGACCCCAGAGGCTATCAGGACGCTACGCCTCTCCTCTAGCACG GGTCAGTTGTATGCAGGCTCGGATTTTGGAGCAGTACAGATGCCTCTGAGTGACTGTGGGCGCTATGAGTCGTGTCTGGACTGTGTCTTGGGCAGAGACCCTTACTGTGGATGGGACCTCTCCACTGGCATCTGCTCTGCTGTCGCCAGTTCATCCTCTGACAC GAATATGATTCAAAGTCTAAAAGATGGTGATATATCAAAATGTCCAAAATCAG agacTGTGAAGCCAGAGAACTACACCTTAGTCCCTGGGAACAACATCAAGCTGCCGTGCCATCCTGCCTCCAACCTGGCTCAGGTACACTGGCTCTTCTTAGGGCAACAGCTGCACGCTGACGCTAAGTATTACATCTACAATGGAGGAATCCTAATTCTTAATGCCTCTGCCTCCGACGCGGGCCAGTACACCTGTGAGTCTGTAGAGCAGGTGAAAAGCAGACCACACACCAGGACTATGGCAGTCTATCAACTGCAGCACCACACTAACGCAGAGGATGAGGAGGCGGCGAGTGAGACGACGACAGAGTCCCCCCATAGCCACAATACCCCACTACCAGAAGTGCCACAGACTTTGGAGCCCCCTCTCCCTCCTGAGTCACGGAGTGTAGACAGCAGGGTGGTAGGCCTGCAGGTGGCGGTAGCTCTCCTGTCTCTGATGCTGCTTGGTCTAGTAGCCTGGAATCTATATAAAAGAAGCTTTAGAAACAGATCTTCAGAGAACTCAGGTGCGGGCCAGGTGAAAAGGCTGTCAGTTGACTACATTCAAAATAGGACATCAGTGATTAAGTTGCTGGGACCTACACCCAGTCATAACGCAAACAATAACCATCACACGGTCATAGCTTTCAAAGGGAATGGGGAGCACCACTTTTCTCCGGGAGGCAACATTTCCACTATGGATGGGTTGGGTTACATTGACAACGAGTCAGAGATCTGA